One region of Sphingomonas kaistensis genomic DNA includes:
- a CDS encoding nuclear transport factor 2 family protein produces MNKLTNWTRGAAAGTMALLLMTAVPAQAADNPQVSAEIMALARAQWAAEIAGAPIAQQNASMAEDYTEFNGDFPTLLVGKAMAMRMGDVALNDKAMFSDMQNPRVQTYGDTAILTYNFAGLRRAADGKVAPSLAKSSRVYVKQNGKWMMVHANFATIDSGH; encoded by the coding sequence ATGAATAAACTCACGAACTGGACCCGCGGCGCGGCTGCGGGGACGATGGCATTGCTGTTGATGACGGCGGTTCCGGCACAGGCAGCGGACAATCCGCAGGTCTCGGCCGAGATCATGGCGCTTGCCCGCGCGCAGTGGGCGGCGGAGATCGCCGGCGCGCCGATCGCGCAGCAGAACGCCTCGATGGCCGAGGACTATACCGAGTTCAACGGTGACTTCCCGACCCTGCTGGTCGGCAAGGCGATGGCGATGCGGATGGGCGACGTCGCGCTCAACGACAAGGCGATGTTCTCCGACATGCAGAACCCGCGGGTGCAGACATACGGCGACACCGCGATCCTGACCTACAATTTCGCCGGTCTCAGGCGCGCGGCGGATGGCAAGGTCGCGCCGTCACTGGCCAAGTCGTCTCGCGTTTACGTGAAGCAAAACGGCAAATGGATGATGGTCCACGCCAATTTCGCGACCATCGATTCAGGTC